The window GCTCCTCCCTGAGGAGTATGGCACGAACGCTCAAAGGTATGGATATGATGTCTACTCGCTATCTAGGGAAAATCTACACCAGTGGCAACGGAACAGAGGTATATATAAATAAACGTCTATACGCACGCACAAGTAAGGAAGTACACGAAGAATGAGCTGCAAAATCTAGGCCCATCTCGCATAAGCTTCCGTTTGGTTGGAAGGTGACTACAAGAAGGAGCTGATTGCGCAGGGCGAGCGGTTGAGGATGTGTTTGTCAGCCTGGCTGCTTCCAGCAATAATGGGCGAGgaccgccgcctcgtccacggACATCCGTGGCATCGCGCCCGCACCAGCGGCGCTTACTTCAGCCCACCAACCCGCTAGGCTGTTAGCCAGCTCGCCACGGCTCGGTAATTACTATGTCGTGCGCAATTGAAACGGTCCTTCTGGCGGCGTCGGTTCGCGGCTCCAGCGGGACGGAGCGGATCCAATCGCTGGAATAGGAGGTTGGACGTGACCTTGGACACTCGCTTCGTCCCTCCTCTGTCACCACCGAGTGGCTGGTACTTACGATCATTACCTACCAGCTGTGCTCTTGACTCCTTCtttgcctactaggtactcgtAAGTATGAATAGCTTGTAGCTAGCAAGTGAACTTATGGCACTTCGCACCAAAGACGTTGAGTTGAATGGTACcgtcctgtactccgtacattaaTACATACCTGCTGTGTCTAGGCACATACTTCAAACTTGTAGGGACAGACGTCCACCACGAATAGGTAGGCACCTACCAACACACGAGACGTATAATTACTTCATGCTCGAGACTGAACTATATATgcatacttgctgtacggagtagatatGGAGTAGATATGGAGAAGATACGGAGTagatacggagtatggagtagtATTAGGCCGTTACGCAACGCGATGTGATGGATCACTAGTGATGATCCGACAGCGCTACTtgagtacgtactgtactaacAGGTAATACTTGCGCAGATCATTAACTCGCACTAGTTGGTGGTGGCTGTCTGCCTATCTGGGCACTTGTAAGTGCCTGGCGTTACGTCTATCACATACTAGAACGAAATACCACCTGCGCCCTACATTGGCACGTGCATGCTTGCAcggcatgtactccgtactcgcactGATTACCAATGTTTCAAAGACCCATACTGATAGGAATGtaacaagtaataattattactatcttgATACTGTCAAGTACCGTACCTCGCTCCTAGTTCTTCTCAAGTAGTGCCATGGTAGCACCCGATGAGTTGCACTTATCGCTCAGTCGCCATGGATCCGTCAGTTCCGTACGTGTAAACCAATTATAATCCTCCTCACAATGACGCCATCGCGCACGAAATTCGATCTCGCGGATGCTTGTCTGCCTTCTTCTCACCTCGAATGTAGGTAGTATTGATGATCAGGTAGCCAAGTAGTCGTCACGGAGCGAGCTCTAGCGAACATCTGGTACCCACCAGTTTCATGGTACCCGTTGACATCATCACCTTCTATCCACCACCTAATTGTAGTGTGTCACCTTGCCGTCGTTTCTCATCCTCGGATGAAACCCGCCTGATGTATGGAGAATGTGCTTGTGTGTGTAAATGTAGGTATGCATGCTCCATGCACGTGCGTTTggatgcatgtacatacgCGTACATAAATGTAAGCAGCTCTGCGTATGCCTCGCCACAGTCATGTCGGACACGGATGGTGATGATATCGACATCCGACCAACGATGATGCCATGCAGACCAACGTAGCCAGGCACTTGGGCAGCCGCcaccgcaagtacagagACGTGGTGTCGGATCCAGACACGGACACCGCAGACGAGCCtgtctgctctgctctggTCTGCTCAACTCTTCGCCGATGCAGCGCCAACTTCCTTCCGCTGggccgcccgcctcgccaGCCGCGACTGCTGCAGCACCCTCTGCACGGTTGATCTCGTCTCGATACTGCTCAGCTTGTCCACAACGTCCCAGATCCGACCATCCTCGCAAGCAACCGCCTGTTCGACCAGCGCCTTGACCCACGTCAGCTCCTGCTCGCCGGTAGCGGACGAAGCAGACGCCGACACCGCCTGTGCCGCGAACCGAAACGCAAGATCCATCTGCCCGGCCTCGGCGCAGGCCGAGATAAGCCTTGCGTACTCTCGTGGGTAGCGCACCGGGTCGTCTTCCTCGGTAACGTTGCGCATGTAGTCTTGCATCAACCTGTTCCTCGTTTCGCCGTCCCGGGAGTGCATGATGAGAGCCTGCATCGCTCGGGCACCTGCCGGCTCGCCGCACAGATGCACAACGTCGCCGTAGAGATCCATCGCCCTTTCGCCACCATGAatttccgccgtcgcctccaaCACCAGGTCGACCACGGCTGCCGGTGCTTGGCCGCCAATGTCCAGACTCCTGAGGGCCGACTCGACATCGCCGATGAGTTTCGGCTTGCGCCTCATTGCCGCATGCATTGCTCGCGTGTTCCCACGCCCGATGCAGATGCCGTTTCCCTTCATGATGCAGAGGACGCGCAACGCGCCTACCATGTCGCCGCTCTTGACGAACGACTCGGCTACCGCCTCGTAGTGGTAAGCCAGAACGCGGGTCCTCTGGGCAATCATGTCGAGCGCTTCCGTCGCCAGAGAAGCATCGCCgtgccgcgccgccgtcgccagcacGTTTTCGACAATGCCGTCGGGAACCTGCAGCGGGGAGCCCTTGACCGTGCCGTTCCAGCAATAGACGGTCCCTGCGTGGTGGAAATACCTGCTGCAGACATCCAAAGCGTAGTGTAGAAGCCTTGGGACCGCGCCATCCGAAGGCAGCAGCATCTTCCTGCGACGGAGAAGCTGCATCATCTCGTCCACGAAACCTAGCTTGCCGAAGACCATGATGAAGATATCATACGTCCACCCTTCGACTGGACTTTCCTTCTCCAACAACCTGGCGTACGCCAGCTCGTATTGTCCATCgcgcagcaggccgagcaCCACACTCTGCCTCGAGGAAGTATCGACCGTAAACCAGAATTCTTGCATGACGGCTAGTATCGACTGGCGTAGGACGTAATCCGGGTGATTGGCGAGGACTGCCAACGCGCTTCGGCACATGGCCTCGGTCGGCTTCATTCCCAGGACGGAtatgtcgtcgaggagcctGCGCATCCCCTTCGCGGAACCCTTGGGCTCGATCATGGCGTCCATGATGCATTCGTAAAGGAGAGGGCTCGCAGGCTGACCTCGGACTTCGAGCAGATGGCGGACGAGCTGGATGATCCGTCCATGGCGGTCAATGTCTTGGCCATGGTAGCTCCAGCCTCGAGGGTCACGCATCGCCAGGAGGGCACCGATGATGTCTTCCACCGGTGAACCCATCAGGGTCGCCTCGGTTGGCGACGTCGGACCAAGAAGACGGTCCTCCCAGGCGGAACGTCGCCCTGGCGCTCCATGAGGCGCCGCAGATCGAGTTGCCGTCGCAGAACCCGCTCCGGCCATGTCGACCGTCCCGCCCGTTCTAATTGGCGTCGCTGCATACCGCCGACGCTGCCTCAGCCTCGTATGGACGTCGTGAATAGGATGCGCGAGCATGGGGTGTGCGGACGCGTCGGCATGTCGCAGCGCAATCCTGTGGGCTGCTGGGCACAAGCCGTGCCGCAGTCCATCATACATCCATTGACTAACGCGCATGGTCGCCCATCGCGCCTCGCCCGGCGCTGTTGTCTTGAAAAACGGGTTCTATGAGAGCTTGTGGACGCAAACATGACAAGATCTGTGCAGCGGATGGCACACAGCAATCTATGAGGCTGTAACAGTGTGTGTACAAGAAACCACTACCAGTGTGGAGtccgtccatgtactccgtaccaactGTGCAGAGGAGgactacacctactccgtacggaggaaATTACTGGTACATGCATTACTTtaatccgtacggagtacgaagtactttAGACAGCAATTCCCTGTTATTTCATACTACATCCGTGCAAGGTACTCATGTAGGCACTTATTATACTACAtcaatacttgcatgtacaactaagtaagGTCAACATCCATACAAGGTACTCACGTAGGtattacttacggagtactatacTGCATcaatacttaagtacatgtacaactactaaaGTAAGGCCAACTGGCGGAGGGTTGACAGTCGCGTGTAAGGCTTTCACTCGCCTccacaagtaagtacatgtgcatgtacagtacatgtacaagtactagtCAGAAcccaagtattattaatcAATTACTCCTTACGGAAGTACTGCACATATATTTATCCAGTATActcctacggagtacggcagACCTGTATGTGTATATGTGTGATATGCAGCTATCGCGATAGCTACATATCCCACTTAACCGTCCCCACGCAACGTCAAAGCACTATGAGTTATGTTGAGTGTTGCAAGCATGCTTATGTACGCACTAGTGTAACCACTAGTAATGTCCAAGTACGAGTTCTGCGTGCGTCACAGTGCTTCAGCTCAAATCAACGCCAAGAGACCAGAACCAGTACACATTACCCAGACACATACATACTCGCAcctctcgacctcgccgcagACGCACGCCCTGCCACTGCAAACCTTGCATCGTGTGAGCAGGAAATCATGGTACGAGGCTGTCTGAACCCTTGATGCGATGGACATGTCCTGGAGCCACCAGACCAGAGAAACTAATTTTCCACTTGCTTCAATCCCAGCTGCCTCTAGGCCTGCTCAACGCCGCCCAAGGCCATCCTATGCTCGTCGAGCTGAAGAATGGCGAGACATTCAACGGGCATCTTGTCCAGTGCGACACGTGGATGAACCTCACCCTCAAAGAGGTGGTCCAGACCAGTCCTgtatcccccccccccccagcctTCCATTTGTCCCCACCCCACGGGAAACGGGAACTTGGCCTTTTGAATCCAGTAAGGCTAACATGATATATTTCAAATAGGATGGAGGCAAGTTTGTGCGGTTAAAAGAAGCATATATCAAGGGCAACAATGTGAGCAGGGCCCTCGCAGCTTACTCACCCATCCAATGTACTGATATAGCTCAGATCAAATATCTCCGAATCCCTCCCGAAATCATCGACAAGGCCACCGAATTGCAAAATCGCCCACAGAGCAATTATAGGGGTGGCAGAGGTGGCGGATATTCAAGAGGCGACCATGGCGGAGGTCGCGGCACTGGAGATAGAGGGAGGGGGAGTcgtggaggaggccgaggtcgcgGCAGAGGAAGAGGTCAATGACCTGGCCGGAGGGAATTATGGTTGGTCCCATGATTCAATGCCGTT of the Drechmeria coniospora strain ARSEF 6962 chromosome 01, whole genome shotgun sequence genome contains:
- a CDS encoding pentatricopeptide repeat protein gives rise to the protein MRVSQWMYDGLRHGLCPAAHRIALRHADASAHPMLAHPIHDVHTRLRQRRRYAATPIRTGGTVDMAGAGSATATRSAAPHGAPGRRSAWEDRLLGPTSPTEATLMGSPVEDIIGALLAMRDPRGWSYHGQDIDRHGRIIQLVRHLLEVRGQPASPLLYECIMDAMIEPKGSAKGMRRLLDDISVLGMKPTEAMCRSALAVLANHPDYVLRQSILAVMQEFWFTVDTSSRQSVVLGLLRDGQYELAYARLLEKESPVEGWTYDIFIMVFGKLGFVDEMMQLLRRRKMLLPSDGAVPRLLHYALDVCSRYFHHAGTVYCWNGTVKGSPLQVPDGIVENVLATAARHGDASLATEALDMIAQRTRVLAYHYEAVAESFVKSGDMVGALRVLCIMKGNGICIGRGNTRAMHAAMRRKPKLIGDVESALRSLDIGGQAPAAVVDLVLEATAEIHGGERAMDLYGDVVHLCGEPAGARAMQALIMHSRDGETRNRLMQDYMRNVTEEDDPVRYPREYARLISACAEAGQMDLAFRFAAQAVSASASSATGEQELTWVKALVEQAVACEDGRIWDVVDKLSSIETRSTVQRVLQQSRLARRAAQRKEVGAASAKS